ACCGGGGGCTGCTGGATGACATCTTCCGCCGCAAGCATCTGGCCGATGATTTCAGCCTCTATTTGCATCGCCCCACCGCGACCGATCCCAGCTTGGCACCGCCCGGATGCGACACCTTCTATGTGCTGTCGCCGGTGCCTCATCTGGAAGCCGGAGTGGATTGGCGCGAGCGTGCCGAGCCCTACCGCGCGGCCATTGCCCAGCGCCTGTCGGAGACGCTGCTGCCGGGGTTGGAGCAGGAGGTGATCAGCTCGCTGATGCTGACGCCGCAGGGATTCGAGGATCGGCTGAGCGCCTACAAGGGCGCTGCCTTTTCGCTGGAACCGGTGCTCACGCAGAGCGCCTGGTTCCGTCCGCACAACCGCAGCGAGGAGGTGGAGCGCCTCTACCTCGTCGGGGCCGGCACCCATCCGGGGGCGGGGCTTCCGGGCGTGTTGTCGTCGGCACGGGTGCTGGACGCGGTGGTGCCTCACGGCCGCGACCTGAGCCGGCCGGTCACCCCTTTGGTCCAGGAAGGACTTGTCCATGCACGACCCGCGTGAACTGCTGGAGGCCGACCTCGCGGTCTGCCGCGCCAGCCTGGCCTATCACTCCAAGACCTTCCATGCCGCCTCGCTGCTGCTGCCGCCGGACGTGCGGGCGCCGGCCACGGTGCTTTACGGCTTCTGCCGTCTGGCCGATGACACGGTGGATGTGGAGGGCGGCCGACGCCTGGCCCTGACGCAACTGCGCCGCCGGCTGGACGGCGTGTTTGACGGTCGCCCCCAACCGGTGGCGGCGGATCGGGCGTTGGCGGCGGTGGTGGCGCGCTACGGCATTCCGCGTGCGCTGCTGGACCTGCTGCTGGAGGGCCTGGCCTGGGATGTGGAGGGCCGCCGCTACGAGTCGCTGGAGGACCTGCAGGATTACGCCGCCCGCGTGGCCGGCAGTGTGGGCGCGATGATGAGCCTGTTGATGGGCACGCGCGATCCCGCTGCACTGGCCCGTGCCTGTGACCTGGGGGTGGCGATGCAACTGTCCAACATTGCCCGGGATGTGGGCGAGGATGCCCGCATGGGGCGCCTCTACCTGCCCCAGCAGTGGTTGCGCGACGCGGGCCTGGACCCCGAGACCTGGTTGGCCGATCCGCGCCACAGCCCGGCCCTGGCGAGCGTGGTGCAGCGTCTGCTGCAGGCGGCCGAGCCGCTGTATACGCGGGCCGCCGCCGGCATCACCCGTCTGCCGCTGGCCTGCCGCCCCGGCATCAACGCGGCGCGTTTTCTTTATGCGGCGGTGGGGCAGGAAGTGGCCCGTGCGGGGTTCGATGCTGTGCAGCGCCGCGCCGTGGTGCCGGGTGCCCGCAAGCTGAAGTGGCTGGCCCTGGCGGGCCTGGACCTCTGGCCCTCCCAACGACTATTGAGCGCGCCGACGCTGCCGGCCTGTGAGCCGCTGCTGGCGGCGGTGGCCAGTGTGCCGGTGCCGGAACGTGTGCCGCGTGCGGAGGCGTTGATCGACCTTTTCAGCCGGCTGGAACGCGAAGATCGCGATGCCGCCTGGCAGCGGAGTGCAGCATGACCGTGCTGGCATTGGGCTTGAACCATGGCAGTGCGCCGCTGGACCTGCGGGGCCGCTTCGCGATTCCGACCGAGGCGCTGGGCCGCAGCATCCAGGGCCTGCGGGATCACCTGTCGCAGGCGCGTGCAGAGGTGGCGATCCTGTCGACCTGCAACCGCACCGAGGTCTATGTCGGTCTGCCCGCCAGCGGCTGTCCGCGGCATGCCCTGGCGCTGCTGGAGCCGGCCATGGACTGGCTGGCCCAGCGGGGCGACACGCCGCCAGGGGAACTGCGTCAGCACAGCTACTTTCGCGAGGGCGTGGAAGCCGCCCGGCATGCGTTCCGCGTGGCCGCGGGCCTGGACTCGATGGTGCTGGGCGAGCCGCAGATCCTCGGTCAGATGAAGGTGGCGGTGCGAGAGGCAGGGACGGCCGGCACTTTGGGCACGACGCTGCACCAGATGTTCCAGCGCAGCTTTTCGGTGGCCAAGGAAGTGCGCAGCCGGACCGAGATCGGCAGCCATGCGGTCAGCCTGGCGGCCTCGGCCGTGCGTCTGGCGCAGCAGCTGTTCGACGACCTGCCGCAGCGCCGGGTGCTGTTCATCGGCGCTGGCGAAATGATCGAGCTGGTGGCGACTCACTTTGCCGCGCAGAAGCCGCTGCAGATGACGGTGGCCAATCGCAGCGCCGAACGCGGCCAGGCGCTGGCGCACCGGCTGGGGGCGGATCAGCTTCCGCTGGCCGCGCTGGGCGACGCGCTGGGGAGCTTCGACATCGTCATCAGCTGCACCGCCAGCAGTCTTCCCTTGATCGGCCTGGGCGCGGTGGAGCGGGCGATCAAGCAGCGCAAGCGTCGCCCGATGCTGATGCTGGACCTGGCTGTGCCGCGCGACATCGAACCGGAAGTGGCGCGGCTGGATGACGTCTATCTCTACACGGTGGACGATCTGGCGCGTCAGGTGCAGGTCAATGGCGAGCGTCGTCAGGCGGCGGTGGCGCAGGCCGAAGCCATCGTCAGTGCCGGCGTGGACAGCTTTTCGCAGTGGCTGGAGCAGCGCGCCGCCGTGCCGGTGATCCAGGCCCTGCAGCGGCAGATCGAGGACTGGCGGCAGGCGGAGCTGCTCAAGGCCCGGCGCTCGCTGGCGCGTGGTCAGGATGTGGACACGGTGATGGAATCGCTCTCCGCCGCGCTGACCCGCAAGATGCTGCACGGCCCGCTCAGTGAATTGCATGCGAGCGCCGGAGAGGCCCATCGGGCGTCGGTGAACTCGGTGCAGCGGTTGTTCCTGCGCACCGGTTCATGATCCAGGATGCCCATTACGGCTTGATCGAACTGCTGCTGGTGTTCGGGCTCGTGATGGGCTGGGCCGGTTGGCAGTGGTGGGGTTGGTGGCGCTGGCGGCGCGAGCAGCTCAGAACACGGCGTGATCCCCTCGATCCGGCAGCGCCGCCTCCCCACGCGCCAGCGCCGCATAAAAATCCCCCAGGGTCTGACGACCCGCCGACGGGGTGAGGCGTTCGTTCGGTCGACGGGTCAGCGGGTCCAGGACCAGCATCGACTCCGTGGCGTAGTAGCGGCCGATGCGTGCCAGCTCGGCCTTGTCGGCGGCTGCCGGCCAGACCTTTCCCAGCACCCCCAGCGTGCCGACGATGGCACTCATCAGCCCCACCGGCACTTCGCGGAAACGCGGCGCGCGCCCGAGGGCCCGGAACAGCAGCTCACCTTGATCGCGCAGGGTCAATGCGGGACCGGGTCCACCGATGGGCAGGATGCGATCGGCGCGGTCGGGGTCGTGCAGGCAATCGGCGAGGTAGTCGGCCAGATCGTCGTCGCTGATCGGCTTGCAGGCGGTGAGCCGGCCGTCGCCAAACAGCAGGAAGGGCTGCCCCCGGCGCACCCGCTCCACCTGGCCGCACAGCGACTTGAAAAACGAGGTGGGCCGCACGATGGACCAGCGCAGGCCGGAGGCCATCAGCGCCCGTTCAAAGGCCAGCTTGGCCTGCTGGAACGGCAGCAGCGGCTTCTGCAGGCACAGGGCCGACAGCTGGACCACCTGCTGCACACCGGCCTGTCGGGCGCAGGTCAGCGCGTGGAGATGGGCATCGTGGTCCACCGCCCAGGCGTCCCGGGGCATGCCGGTGCGTGAGGCGAGGCAGGACACCAGCGCATCGAAGCGCTCGCCCCGCCAGCCCGCCTGCGCCTGAGACGCCAGGTCGCCGGCCTGGCCCACCCGGAGTTCCGCGCCCGGCAGCAGCCGGCTGAGGTCGGTCAGATCCAGACGCCCGCCGACCCCCGCGCGCGGACGCACCAGGCACACCACCTCATGCCCGCGGCGAAGCAGCGCCCGCACGGTGGCCTGGCCGATGGTGCCGCTGGCGCCCAGCATGAAGACGCGGGCCATCACCGCGCTCCTGGCCACGCCGCACGGCGGGGCATGCGAAACGGGAGCAGGGCCTGCACCCAGGGCTGCTCGAATCGCTGCAGTGACAGGCTCTCATGCACCGCCACCGTGCCACCGTCGATGCCGCGGTGGTCGCCACTGTCCCTGTCCAGCAGCAGTGAGCGGCAGTAGAAGGGGCCGCTCTCCAGCGTGGCCAGCAATTCCGGGGGGCGATGACCCCGGGTGTGCCGACGCATTTGCCAGGCCGTGTCGGGCAGGCCCTGCGGCGGCTGCAGCGGCTGGGGGCTGACACGGCCGTCCGCATCGATGGCCAGTGACAGCGTGTGGCGCGGTCCCGCCAGCGGCTGCACGTCGTACAGCACCAGGGTCCGTCCATCCGGCTGGCTGCTGCGCTGCCACTGCCAGCTGTGAAAGTCGCGCGCCAACGGCCGGCTGCCGTGGTTGGCATCGAGATAGGCGTGCCCGGTCCAGTGGCAGTCCGGCGCGCTGAAGTCCACCGTCACCTGCGCGCCGGGGCTGATCGGCTGCCAGTGATGGTGCGCCTGCGCATCCAGCGCAAAAGCCCGTCCGGGCAGCGCCCCGGGCTGCAGCAGCACCCGGCCACGCAGCCGTCGGGGCCAGGGCACGGTGCATTCATCGATGTCGATCTGCAGGCGGCCATCGGACTGCCAAGTCAGTTGGCTGGGGCCGATCTGCAGGCGCGTCGCGTCCTGCTGCAAGGCCTCGGTGCCGCGTTCGGTCATGGCCCACAGCCGAGCGAAGCGACGCGCGCCGGGGGCGCGGCGATACAGCGACACGTTGAGGGCGCAATGGGCCTGTGCCGCGGCTTGACCCTCTCCCTGGCGCCGACGCGCCCAGGCGTAATAGGGCGAGAACACGCTGCCGATGAAGGCGATCAGGGTCAGCGCCTGCACGCTGCCATCGGGCAGGGGCTCGCTCAGCGCATCGACATACCACCAGGCATAACCGCCGGGTGGAACGACCTGGTCGAAGCCAGGTCCTCGAGCAGCTGATCGGCTGCCAGTTGGCCCGACAGGGCCGCCATCGGCACGCCCGGGCCCGGATGCACCGAGCCTCCCGCGAGGAACAGGCCCGGCAGCGTCGTCCGTCCGTCCGGGCGGGCCTGGAAGCTCGCTCGCCAGCCCCGGCTGGCCGGGCCATAGAGCGCGCCCTGGCTGGCCGGAAACCGCTGGGCGAAGTCCTGCGGCCGGGTCACCAAGGCCGGACTGGACACACTCACCTGCAGCCCCGCCTCGCGCAGCCGCCCCCACATCTGTTGCTCGCATCGCGCGATCTCCTCGGCGGTAAGGCCGCGCCCAGAGGCATCGGCCGGGGCATTGACCAGGCACATCAGGCGCTCCGGCCGGCGCTGGCCGGCGGGCAGACCCGGCCGCAGCCGGTGGGCCTGCCCGCTGCGGTCCTGGGCACAGACATAGACGGTGGGCGATTCGGGCAGTCGCCCTGCGGCAATGGCGTCGAACTCGGCGCGGTAACCGGTGGCAGGACCAAAGAACACGTTGTGATGGGACAGGTCGAAGCCGCTGGTGGTGGCTTCGGCATGCCAGGTCAGGGCCGACAACGACGGACTGCCATGAGCCAGCCCCTGCGGAGCATCCGGGCCCATCAGCCCCTCGGTGAGGGCCCGGGCATCGCCGTTGAAGATCACCGCGTCGGCCGCCAGCCTCTCGCCATCGGCCAGTTGAACGCCGCTGATCCGGCCATCGCTGACCAGCAGCCGCTGCACCTCCGCGCGGCAACGCAGGCGCACGCCGTGCTGCTGCCCGCAGTGGGCCAGGGCCTGCGCCAGACGCGCCATGCCGCCCTCCACCTGCCAGACGGCCTCGCGCTCGACATGGGCCACCAGCATCAGCGTGGCTGGCGCCTCGAAGGGCGAGGTGCCGCAGTAGGTGGCATAGCGGCCGAAGAGCTGATGCAGCCGCGGATCCCGGAAGAAGCGGCCGAGTTCCCGCCACAGCGAGGTGAAGGGCGCGATGCGCATCAGCTGATGTAGCCCGGCCAGTCCCTGCTGACGCAGCACCCGCCAGGTGAGCGACACCGGCGACGGCCGGCTGGCGCGGATGAAGGCCGGGTCCAGCGTGGCAAAGACCTGGGCGGCGCGTTGGCAGAAGGCCCGGTAGCGCGTGGCCTCGGCCCTGCTGCTGAACGCGGCAATGGCCTCGATGCTCTGGTCGAGATCGGCATGCAGGTCCAGCCGCTCGTCGGCGCTCCAGGCATGTCGGGCCAGCACTTCGCTGCGGTGCAGATGCACATGCTGATCCAGCGAGGTGCCCAGGCGGTCGAACAGGGCCTCGAACACCCAGCGCATGGTCAGCACCGTGGGCCCGCCGTCCAGGCGCAGCGCGCCCAGCTCCACCGGCCGCATCTTGCCGCCGGGTGCGTCCGCCCGTTCCAGCAGCTGCACCTCCACACCCTGGCGGGCCAGCAGCGCCGCCGCGGCCAGTCCGCCCATGCCCGCACCAATGACCACCACCCGGGGCGGGGTCAGCGAGGACAGCGGTCGGACACGGTTCATTGACGCCACCTGAGGATGTGTCTATTCTGATTGACGAACTGTAATGTACTTCCGCATTGACATGCGGGGGATCTTTCAGCAAAGGCCGCTATGTCCTCAGACCCACGGATCGAACGCGCCCTGCGGGCCAGCCTCACCCCAGCCCTGGCGCCTGGTCACCCACCGCAACTGGCCGCTGCTCTGCTGCATGCCGTCTTCCCGGGGGGCGCGCGCATCCGTCCCAAGCTGACCCTGGCCGTGGCCCAGGCCTGCGGCGAGGATGACCCCGCGCTGACCGATGCCGCCGCCGCCGCCATCGAGCTGCTGCATTGCGCCTCGCTGGTGCATGACGACCTGCCTTGTTTCGACGATGCGGAGACCCGTCGCGGACGGCCTTCGGTGCATCGGGCCTTCGGGGAGCGGCTAGCGGTGCTGGCGGGCGATGCCCTCATCGTGGCGGCCTTCGACGTGCTGGGGCCGGCCGCCCGGCGACATCTCTCACGGCTGCCGGTGCTGCTGCGCGCCATCACCCAGGGCGTGGGCATGCCGATGGGCATCGTCGCCGGCCAGGCCTGGGAGTGCGAGCCGCAGCTGTCGCTGGCGGAGTACCAGCAGGCCAAGACCGGCGCGTTGTTTGCAGCGGCCACCATGGCCGGTGCGCAGGCGGCTGGTGCCGATGGCGAGCCGTGGCGCGCCTTGGGCGAGCGACTCGGTCAGACCTATCAGGTGGCGGACGACATTCGCGACGTGATGCTGGATGCTCAGGCCCTGGGCAAACCGGGTGGGCAGGATGTGGCGCGGGACCGCCCCAGCTATGCCCGCGCCCTGGGCCTGGACGGCGCGATGGCGGAATTCCAGCGTCTGGTTCAGGCCACGCTGCTGACGGTACCGGCCTGTCCGGGTGCGGCGCAGTTCCGCCAACTGATCCGCCGTGAAGCCGACCGCCTGGTGCCGCAGCACCTGTGCGCCCAGGTCGCGGCGGCGGCCTGAGCGAGCCCCGCATGGCGCGCGTCGACGCCCCACCGGGTTCCGCGGCGCCCGTCACCCACTGGCTGGACGGCCCGCTGGCCTGGCGCGACCGCCTGCTGGCCAGCGCTGCCTTCAGGCGTTGGGCCCAGGCCTTTCCGCTGACCCGCTGGCTGGCGCGCCGCCGCGCGGCCGGCGTCTTCGACCTGGTGGCCGGGTTTGTCTATTCGCAGGTGCTGCTGGCCTGCGTGCAATTGCGGCTGTTCGAACTCCTGCTGGACGAAGGGCCGCAGAGCGCGTCGGCGTTGGCCGGGCGCTGGCAACTGCCGCTGATGTCGACCGAGCGGCTGCTGCGCGCCGCCGTCGCCCTGAAGCTGCTGGAGCACCGACCGCACGACCGCTATGGCCTGGGCCCACTGGGCGCGCCGCTGGCCGGGGATGCCGGACTGGCCGCGATGATCGAGCATCACGCGGCCCTCTACCGTGACCTCGCCGAGCCGCTGGCGCTGTTGCGTGGCACGACGCGGGACGCCGGCCTGGCCGCGTACTGGCCCTACGCCGGGACCGATGCGCCGCAGACGCTGCCCGCCGAGCGATTGAAGGCCTATTCCGATCTGATGGCCGCGTCTCAGCCGCTGGTGGCCGATCAGGTGCTCGGCGCCTATCCCCTGAGGCGACATCGCCGGCTGCTCGATGTGGGCGGCGGCAACGGGGCGTTCGCCTGCCGCGCGGCGCAATCGGCGCCCGGTCTGCAGGTGCAGGTGTTCGATCTCCCCGGCGTCGCGGCCGCGGCTCACCAGCGCTTCGAGCAGGCGGGACTGTCCGACCGCTGCACCGCCGTGGGGGGCGATTTTCTGCATGACCCGTTGCCGGTCGGCGCCGACCTGGTGACCCTGCTGCGCGTGGTGCACGACCACGATGACGCCCGCGTGCTGCGCCTGCTCAGAGCCGTCCGCCAGGCGCTGGTGCCGGGCGGCAGCCTGTTGCTGGCCGAGCCGTTGGCCGGAACACCCGGCGCGGAGCGCATGGGTGACACCTATTTCGGGGTCTACCTGTTGGCCATGGGTCGCGGTGAGCCACGCAGCGAGCAACGGCTGCGCGAGCTGCTGGCCGAGGCGGGATTCGCGCGCGTGCGGCGCCTGCCCACCGCCTTGCCGCTGCAGGCCAGTGCGCTCCTGGCAAAAACGCCTGACACGTCGAATGTAAATGTAGGTTGACGTTTGTTGGTGTAAGCGTAGGATGACTCACATGGACACCCCCACCTCACCGGTCGGTTTCACCCCATCCAAGGGCCGCTCATGAACACGCTCGCCGTCGTCATCGAACAGCCGCAGCGTCTGAGCCTGGCGCCGCTGCGGCTGCCGGCGCTGCAGGATGGGGATGTGGTGGTCGAGGTCGAGTTCAGCGGCATCAGCACCGGCACCGAGCGCCTGATCTGGGACGGCACCATGCCGATGTTCCCGGGCATGGGTTATCCGCTGGTCCCGGGCTATGAGGCGGTCGGCCGTGTGATGGCGGTGGGCGCCGGCAGCAACAACTGGGTGGGTCAGCGCGTGTTCGTGCCGGGCGCCCGCTGCTTCGGCGAGGTGCGCGGCCTGTTCGGGGCTTCCGCCTCGCGGTTGGTGGTGCCGGGCGCCAAGGCGGTGCCGGTGGATGACAAGCTGGGCGAACAAGCGGTGCTGCTGGCCCTCGCGGCGACGGCCTATCACAGCGTGGCCGGCGGTGGTCAGGGCCAGCCCCACACCCCGCCGGACCTGATCGTGGGCCACGGCGTGCTGGGCCGTCTGCTGGCGCGCATGAATGTCGCGGCCGGTCTGACGGACTTCACCGTCTGGGAGACCAACCCGCTGCGGCAGGACGGCGCGGTGGGCTACCGCGTGATGCATCCGCAGGACGATCCGCGCCGCGACTACCGCGCCATCTACGACGTCAGCGGCGATGCCAGCCTGCTGGACAGCCTGATCGGACGCCTGGCCTTCGGTGGCGAGGTTGTGCTGGCCGGTTTCTATGCCAAGCCGCTGTCGCTGAACTTTGCGCCGGCCTTCATGCGTGAAGCCCGCATCCGGGTGGCCGCCGAATGGAAGCGCCCCGACATGCTGGCCGTGAATGCGCTGCTGCATGCCGGACGTCTGTCGCTGGACGGGCTGCTGACCCACACCGAACCGGCCGAACAGGCGGGGGCCGCCTATGCGCAGGCCTTCGGTGATGCCGGCTGCCTGAAGATGGTCCTGGACTGGAGACACCACGCATGAGACACCCTGTGTCGGTCCGCCAACCGGTCCGCCTCCCTGCGCGAATGGCAGGGAATCGGTCGATCTCTGCCCTCAACCGGAGGGCGCCATGAGCACCTCGACGATTCCGGCGGAAGCGCCGGTGCATTTCCAGCCCCGCACCCAGACCCTGCGTGAGGAGGCGGCCATCGAACCCGATGCGCCCGCCACCGGACCGGTCACCAAGACCACGCAGATCATCGCGATCTACGGCAAGGGCGGCATCGGCAAGAGCTTCACCCTGGCCAACCTCAGCTACATGATGGCCCAGCAGGGCAAGAAGGTGCTGCTGATCGGCTGCGATCCCAAGAGCGACACCACCAGCCTGCTGTTCGGCGGCAAGGCCTGTCCCACCATCATCGAGACCAGCAGCCGCAAGAAGCTCGCGGGTGAGGCGGTTGCCATCGGCGATGTCTGCTTCAAGCGCGACGGTGTCTATGCGATGGAGCTGGGCGGGCCGGAGGTCGGCCGCGGCTGCGGCGGGCGCGGCATCATCCACGGCTTCGAGACCCTGGAGAAGCTCGGCTTCCACGACTGGGGCTTCGACTATGTGCTGCTGGACTTCCTGGGCGATGTGGTGTGCGGTGGCTTCGGCCTGCCGATTGCACGCGACATGTGCCAGAAGGTGATCGTCGTCGGCAGCAACGACCTGCAGAGCCTGTACGTGGCCAACAACGTCTGCAGCGCGGTGGAGTACTTCCGCAAGCTGGGCGGCAATGTGGGCGTGGCCGGCATGGTGATCAACAAGGACGATGGCACCGGCGAGGCCGCTGCCTTCGCCCGGCATGCCGGCATCCCGGTGCTGGCGGCGATTCCGGCGCATGACGACATCCGCCGCAAGAGCGCCAGCTACGAAATCATCGGCAAGCCCGAGGGCGAGTGGGGGCCGCTGTTTGCGGAACTGGCCGCCAATGTGGCGCAGGCGCCGCCGGTGCGGCCCAAGCCGCAGACGCAGGACGAACTGCTGGGGCTGTTCTCGGCCGAAGTCACGGGACGTGACTTCCAGATGGAGCCGGCCACGCTGTTCGACATGGTGGGCCGCACCGAGATCCACAAGCCCACGCTCGAAGTCGTCTACGACGCCGCCTGACGCCTGAAAGAACCCCATGAGCTCATGCCACGCCACTGTCGAACGCGCCCAGGCCGAGAGCGCCGCCACGCGGGAGACGCTGGCGCGCTATGCGGCCGACTATCCCACCGACCACACCGGCCCGCATGACCAGCCGCAGAGCATGTGCCCGGCCTTCGGCGCGCTGCGTGTGGGCCTGCGGATGCGCCGTACCGCCACCATCCTGAGCGGCTCGGCCTGCTGCGTGTACGGCCTGACCTTCACCTCCCACTTCTACGGCGCTAAGCGCAGCGTCGGTTATGTGCCGTTCAACAGCGAAAGCCTGGTGACCGGCAAGCTGTTCGAAGACATCCGCGAGGCGGTGCATGCGCAGGCGGATCCGACCCATCTGGACGCGTTGGTCGTCATCAACCTGTGCGTACCGACCGCCAGCGGCGTGCCCTTGCAACTGCTGCCGAAGGTGATCAACGGCGTGCGGATCATCGGTGTCGATGTGCCGGGCTTCGGCGTGCCCACCCATGCGGAGGCCAAGGACGTGCTCGCCGGCGCCATGCTGCAGCGCGCGCGCAGCGAAGCCGAGGCCGGCCCGGTGGCCGCGCCCAAGGGCTGGCGCGAGCAGGGCCTGGATGCGGCCCGGACGGTGAGCCTGCTGGGTGAACTGTTCCCGGCCGACCCGATGGTCATCGGGGCCATGCTGGCGCCGATGGGCCTCAAGGTCGGACCGACCGTGCCCACCCGCGAATGGCGCGAGCTGTATGCCGCGTTGGACTGCTCGGTGGTGGCCGCCACCCATCCGTTCTATACCGCTTGCGTGAGGGAGCTGCAGGCGGCCGGTCGGCCGGTGGTGGCCTCGGCGCCCGTCGGAGCCGAGGGCACCGAGGCCTGGTTGCGCGCCGTGGGCGAAGCGGCCGAAGTGCCCAGCGCCCAGATCGAGGCCGCGATTGCGGCGGTGCTGCCGGCCATCCGCGGCGCGCTGGCGCGCTCATCCACCACGGCCAAGGTCACGGTCAGCGGTTATGAGGGCTCTGAACTGCTGGTGGCCCGGCTGTTGATCGAAAGCGGTGCCACCGTGCCGTATGTCGGCACGGCCTGCCCGCGCACGCCGTGGTCCGAACCGGATCGGGTGTGGCTGGAGGCGCGCGGTTGCGAGGTGCAGTACCGGGCCTCGCTGGAACAGGACCTGGCCGCGGTGCAACGCCATCGCCCGCAGCTGGCCATCGGCACCACGCCGCTGGTGCAGGCCTGCAAGCAGCGTGGCCTGCCGTCGCTTTATTTCACCAACCTGATTTCTGCCCGTCCGTTGATGGGACCGGCCGGTGCCGGTTCGCTGGCCCAGGTCATCAACGGCGCCATTGCCAACCAGGCCCGTTTCGACGCGATGCGGGACTTCTTCGGTGATGCCGGCGCGGGCGACAAGGCCGGCGTCTGGAGCGACACCCCGACGCTGCATCCGGAGTTCCGCCAGGAAACCCGGCGGCAGGTCATCAAGCTGATGAAGCGTCGGCAGTCGGAGCAGATGCTGTGAACTTCGTCATCGACCACGATCGGGCCGGCGGCTATTGGGGCGCCGTGTATGTGTTCACCGCCATCAAGGGACTGCAGGTCATCATCGACGGACCGGTGGGTTGCGAGAACCTGCCGGTGACCTCGGTGCTGCACTACACCGATGCGTTGCCGCCGCATGAGCTGCCCATCGTCGTGACGGGCCTGGCCGAGGAACAGCTGGGCCGCGAAGGCACCGAGGGCAACATGCGACGCGCCCATGCCGCGTTGGACCCGGATCTGCCCAGCGTGGTCGTCACCGGCTCGATCGCGGAGATGATCGGCGGCGGCGTCACGCCCGAGGGCACAACGATTGCGCGGTTCCTGCCGCGCACCATCGACGAGGACCAATGGCAATGTGCCAATCGCGCCATGTTCTGGCTCTGGGCCGAACACGGCCCGAGAAAGGTGCCCGCGCGCACGCCCTTCGAGCAACGCCCGGCCGGCGAGAAGCCGCGGGTGAACCTGATCGGCCCGTGCTACGGCCAGTTCAACAGCGCCAGCGACCTGCATGAGATCCGCCGCCTGGTGGAGGGCCTCGGTGCCGAGGTCAACCTGACCTTTCCGCTGGGCAGCCATCTGGTCGACGTGCCCCGGCTGGCCGACGCCGACGTCAACATCTGCCTCTACCGCGAGTTCGGCCAACTGTTGTGCGAGACGCTGGACCGTCCC
The Roseateles amylovorans genome window above contains:
- the bchC gene encoding chlorophyll synthesis pathway protein BchC; translated protein: MNTLAVVIEQPQRLSLAPLRLPALQDGDVVVEVEFSGISTGTERLIWDGTMPMFPGMGYPLVPGYEAVGRVMAVGAGSNNWVGQRVFVPGARCFGEVRGLFGASASRLVVPGAKAVPVDDKLGEQAVLLALAATAYHSVAGGGQGQPHTPPDLIVGHGVLGRLLARMNVAAGLTDFTVWETNPLRQDGAVGYRVMHPQDDPRRDYRAIYDVSGDASLLDSLIGRLAFGGEVVLAGFYAKPLSLNFAPAFMREARIRVAAEWKRPDMLAVNALLHAGRLSLDGLLTHTEPAEQAGAAYAQAFGDAGCLKMVLDWRHHA
- a CDS encoding chlorophyllide a reductase iron protein subunit X — its product is MSTSTIPAEAPVHFQPRTQTLREEAAIEPDAPATGPVTKTTQIIAIYGKGGIGKSFTLANLSYMMAQQGKKVLLIGCDPKSDTTSLLFGGKACPTIIETSSRKKLAGEAVAIGDVCFKRDGVYAMELGGPEVGRGCGGRGIIHGFETLEKLGFHDWGFDYVLLDFLGDVVCGGFGLPIARDMCQKVIVVGSNDLQSLYVANNVCSAVEYFRKLGGNVGVAGMVINKDDGTGEAAAFARHAGIPVLAAIPAHDDIRRKSASYEIIGKPEGEWGPLFAELAANVAQAPPVRPKPQTQDELLGLFSAEVTGRDFQMEPATLFDMVGRTEIHKPTLEVVYDAA
- the bchY gene encoding chlorophyllide a reductase subunit Y; amino-acid sequence: MSSCHATVERAQAESAATRETLARYAADYPTDHTGPHDQPQSMCPAFGALRVGLRMRRTATILSGSACCVYGLTFTSHFYGAKRSVGYVPFNSESLVTGKLFEDIREAVHAQADPTHLDALVVINLCVPTASGVPLQLLPKVINGVRIIGVDVPGFGVPTHAEAKDVLAGAMLQRARSEAEAGPVAAPKGWREQGLDAARTVSLLGELFPADPMVIGAMLAPMGLKVGPTVPTREWRELYAALDCSVVAATHPFYTACVRELQAAGRPVVASAPVGAEGTEAWLRAVGEAAEVPSAQIEAAIAAVLPAIRGALARSSTTAKVTVSGYEGSELLVARLLIESGATVPYVGTACPRTPWSEPDRVWLEARGCEVQYRASLEQDLAAVQRHRPQLAIGTTPLVQACKQRGLPSLYFTNLISARPLMGPAGAGSLAQVINGAIANQARFDAMRDFFGDAGAGDKAGVWSDTPTLHPEFRQETRRQVIKLMKRRQSEQML